The genomic DNA TGCAGGAGAAGTCCAAACCTGTAATGTATGCGTATGACATGTAATTCCGTCATCTTCTGTTTGGTCATGAGGTGATGTCTGATAGAAtgttttatcttgttttcaAATGTACAGGATGGCAGCAGTGAGAACAAAGTCGTTCCGTCGTACTGGGAGTTTAGCACGGAGCAGATCGGAGGGAACCCTGATTGATCTAGATGATTCTGTGACCACAACTAACAACCTCAATGGTAAATACTGATCACACGTGTTCTTTGCACTGTAGCTGTTTTTGTGCTGGTGTCCAGGATGACATGGAAAGACTCCATTTACAGTTACATCTGAGATATCATGgagaaacatttgtttgtgattCAGTTACATGCAGTAATTcaacaattttgtttttcacctgAATTTTGTGAACTCTTTATTTTCTAAGGGGGTCGAATGGCCCATCAGTCAGCGGAACATCTGGACTGGCCTGTCTTACAAACAGAAGTTAACAATTCAGTGCAAACTACGAATCCATTCTGGAAAAAACTCTACGGTTCCAATCCATTTTTAGATGAAATTGTCCACGAAagcaccatacagacagacatgtctATTCTAAAAGAGGATCCATCAGCTCTGTTTGGCAAGAATAATGATGATTCCATCAGCAACTCTTCAGACGAAACAAACTTCAGCCAGCTGCTAAAACCCAAGAGAAACAACAGCTTGTATCGCTCAGGAAAGTGGAGAAGTGCCTCTGACATTCTTGACAGTCTTCAGAACAGAGAGtcaaagaaggagaagaaaatcaACTCCCAGGGCCCCTTCATGAAGCCTGACTTTGAGTGGCTGAAAAACGACAGGGAAGCTTACAAAATGGCTTGGCTTAGTCACAGACAACTGACCCGGTCCTGTTTGGACTTGGACCTGATGAAACAGAGTCCTGGTTGGGCCCAGACTCAGGCCACCGACACTCAGATTGTCTGCAAGATTGATCACACAGGAGGCTCTGTCCAGTTACCTGATTCTGACATCAGTATCCATGTACCCCAAGGTCACATTCCCCCTGGAGAAGTCCAGGAAATTGCACTCAGAGCGATCCTTGATCCTCCCCCAGGGATTAATAACAACTACACAACAACCGTGAGTCCTTTAGTGGAAATTAATCTGAGCAACCTGAATACAATGGAAAGCATTTcactggaaatgaaaatgacagctgGAGTCAAGAATGATCCCTTGAGCCAGGTCATGACTACGTTTCTGGGTCTAGTGGCCAGTAAGAAAGAGGGCCCGTATGAGAAAGTCACAGACTGTTACGTGTACAAGGACATGTTACAGATGAAGCTCCAGGGCTTCAGACCTCAGATGTATGTTATTGCTGCTGCTGAGGCctctgtcatccagtcaccGGCGACTTCAGTCTGGGACTACTTGACACACCAGATTACAGTGGCAGCGTATGGCCCAAAACACATTCACCCAGCTATCAaagttgttttgtatttttcttgcCATAACTTCATCCCGGAAAGGTTGCCGTTCTCTGACATACACAAGGGTGGTAAGAACCTGCCACCCGTGGTGCTGTACCTTTGGGGAAAGCAACAGTTCACACTGGATGGACTAAAGGATCTACAGATTGTAACAAGCGTTGCAGATTCCAATTTCCAAGTTAAATCTGGGGATGAAAATAAAGAGGTCAGACAAGAACATCTGAAATTAGGCAACATACCTCACCTACCCCTGGAGCTGTGCAGGACAGGTAAAGGTGAGATGAGCCCCTTCAAACTGGCCATTCAGGTGAAGGATTCTAACGGGCTGTCTTTGACCGatttccactttctctctcctgaggCTCCCCCACTCAGATCAGACAAGCACAAGCGGCTGGACCAGCGGGTTACAAAGGAGTTACCAGTCCCCATACCCGAGGAGTCCGCGCCGACGCCTCGGGAATACCCCAAGTTCCGGGACAAACGGGTGGATGTGCAGTGGTATGGCGTGGCCCTAAAATCTGTACTGCGACAGCCGAGGGTGGAGTACCTCCTGGAATACTTCAAGGGTGATACTGTTGCTCTCCTGACCAAGGATACTGTCAGGTCAGTGGGACAGTCGAAAGTGAAGGAGTGGTACATCTGCTTCCTCCGTGGCAGGATCGGCCTTGTGCACAGCAAGAATGTGAAGGTCATTACGCGCGATCAAGTGATCGACTTCTCTGGAGTGAAGATCACCACACAAGGGCTCCTGGACAACATGACCCTGCCGTTTAAGAGGCTAACCTACATGTATTCTGCCATTCAGACGCTGGTCACGGAGCATGTATCCAGCTGGAGGGATTTTGCAGAGGCCCTGGGTTACTCAAATCTGTCAGTGGATGTTCTCGCCAGGAGACAAACCGAGAGCGAGGCGGAGAAGGTGGCTTGTGTCCTGGAGAAGCTGAAGGAAGATTGCCACGTGGGGAAAAGCAAGAAGAAGTTCCAGCATGAACTCATGATTGTAAGTCTCAGACACCTCAAAGATCCTTGTTTTTTGTGAAACTCCTGCaatgttcttcattttttgtgtcctgtcttgcatcttctgaatgttttttttgtttgtttgtttgtttggttttttttgtttcctgtaggGACTCCTTAAAATGAATGCCCAGAGCCTGGTATGCCATCTTATCCATGAAACTGTGATTCTGTCCACTGCCGTGGAGCTGGGGGTGAGATGGAGGGAACTAGCGGAGCGGCTTGGGAAACTGTCAAACGCCCAGATGGCTGCGTATGAGTCACCACACAGGGGAAAGAACGGGGAAGTCAGCGCCCAGGTGAGCTTCTCTAAACTCTGTCCTGGTACATAATGGAAAATGGTGTGTCATTATACGTGTATTACAcaagtatttttttaattgaaaaaacacaggacaaaggATTTGGTTTTAATAGAATAATTACTTAGAACAAGCAaatttcttgttttcctttttttttaagtaaatgaaACTTGATAGTGTCAGATACTGAAAATAACTCATACCAATGAATGTGCTGTTTCAGTCGATGTGGAAGCCTGCGTATGACTTTCTGTACTTGTGGAGCATGCGGTACGGTGAGGGCTACAAAGACATGGTTCAGGATCTGCACTTAGCCCTGGATAAGATGAAGAACCCAGTGACCAGGCAGTGGAGGGAGATCACTGGAGCTCTTATCACAGTGAACTGTATGGAAGTCCTCCAGGGTTCTGCCTTCTCCAACAGATAGAGCCTGGAGAGTGGGTGAGGTAAGGCTGATACAATGGCCTGTGGATTTCCACGTCAACAGTCCACAAAATggctgaattttattttattttgttttttttgcattgacaTCTTTCCTTATGTAATTTGCAAGCTTTGTACTTAGTTTTTCCCTACTGGGGAGAAACACCACTGAACATTTTGTGGTGTTATGACACCCTGATATTTTGAGAGTTAAGCATCAAACCTCGTACTCTGAAGCAAATCTTAGTAAGTCTTGTTCAGACTTGCCGTGGAACTGTTACTAACAACAttatgcaggagattattagtTAGGCATTAGCTGTATATTAAAGTAGGCACATAGGCCGAAGATTGGAGAAAGGGCAAATTCTGTTACACTATATTATATTGTCTGGAGGTCACATTTACtgttaaaatttgttttaaatgctgtCTGTTAATCCTTTTTTATCCATAAGCAATTGTGTGCTCTATCACtgagtgaaaaataacaaacattttgTGAAAACACAGTCTGTTGCTGTCTTTATAATGTGTGTTCAAATTGAAAATGATGAGCTCAGGAATGGCTCACTGCTTGTTTTGCCCTTTACTCTATATGTCTGTATTGTTTCAAGTATCGTCACTTTTGTGTTGTTAAACTATTACCTAGTGACAGCTGAAATCCCATGGAATTTACTGTGAAATGTGGTTGTGTTGcctgtttatatgtttattctGACGCTCGTCTGtttacacacgcgcacacacacacacacacgtgtggttgtgtgttttgtgtgtctgtgtgtattagagcTTGATTTCTGCCTCTGCCTCTTTTAAATGTTAACATCACCGTTTTAGAAGTTGTATAGTGaactttcagtgttttgaaCGGAAGAACCGTCTTTTGAGGGGAGTTGGATCTGTTTTgcaaaatgtgatgtttttcagaaaaaaaaattggtcatCTCAGACATGTTTAACTATGGAATGTTTTCGCTGCATCTTTATATGGAGTCTAATGTCACTGTGCATTGCTTCACAAGTGcacttgaaaaataaataaaattttactTTGTATATTATGGAGTTTTTCATGTCGGTTTGTAGATACAGCACAGTGTTGTGAATTAATATGAAAATTCAGTTGGACTTAAGACTGTTGCGTTGTTTTGGTACAGTACACATTAGTCTGTTGCTGGATGAATGGCACTTTGTCTGCACTGCATTCTGGGTATTAAGCCCATGCCTCAAACTGATCACATCATCTTAATCTCTTGCCTCTAGCTTCTGTAATGACCCTCACTCCAGAGCTTGGCATGGGCAGCGGACCTCTGATTACAGCTCTTAGTGGTTACCGCTCTTCAGTTTTGTCAGTTTCTCTCGACACTTTGCTGcctcacgtgcacacacacacacacacacacacatgcacacagttttCCAAATTCGCAGCCTCTCTCCACACATGTCCTGCACACAGTATTTGCTGTTAACTCTCAATATCACaggcttctgattggctgttgagcttttttttttttttttttttttttgcttatttagaCATTTTCCACTGCCGTTGGCTGTGTGCGCTCTCTATTCTCCAAGAGTTCAGCTTTGTTAAGCTGCTTAACGCTGTTGTTGAGGACTCAGCCCCTGCAAAGGGCCTTACTGTGTGCCAGGAGTAGAGTAAACTGGACGCTGGGGAAGTCATTTATCTCAGCCCAGTAATTAGACACGCTGGTATGCACTGTGTTGCTGGCTTTTGGGAAGTGTTTCATGAATGTGCTCTAATGAACAGGCCTGCCGAGGAAAGAGGTTTTACACGTTCAGAAATGCATTGATATCGCCTGTTCCTTTATAGGAACTGATGATCTGGCCTAATCAAGTGTCCAAAACTTTTCCATTAGCTGATAAACAAGTCTTTTTCACGTGTTATGGCTTTCATTCACGTTTTACAGCTTTCGTTTGCAAATCACCTcagtggagagaggcagaggcatTACAAATGAGCAGTCATGAACTGGGATGTGTGTAATGGTTGAGGTTAATTTGAATAGCTGTAATTCTCAGTGGCTGTAACTGAGAGAACTTGTCAGGCTACCACTGAACTTGAGTGCATTCAAATGCCAAACTTTTGGACATGGCATGAAATTCTGATGTGTTTGAGAACTGAagtgcaaagaaagaaaggaccCGGTTCAGCCAGACTAACGGTGTCCAGAGGAGGCCCTTTAATGAATTGTATGAATATTCACTATTTGTAAATTCCATTTCTTCAGATTAAAGAGAATAACACACCACCAATATGCCATTTTCTGTTCAAATAGCAACATTAATTCAATGCCAGGTGGAACTGCCCTTTCTTTCGACAATAGAGCAAGTAGCAGCCTGAAAGCCAAGTAAGAACTGATTTGCATCTCACCGTAAATGATTTACTTCTTTGACAAATGTCATCCCAGTTTTGTGTAAACTGGGAGAAGCAGGGAAAGTTAGATGTTCTGGTGTTACGTCCTGCGTCTCACTGCAAATTTAGTGGCCAGTCAATATTTGGACAGTTTGAACACATTCTCTCGAGAGGCACCAACCTTACAACTGAGTCCTTTGAGATCTaaataaacacttaaaatatACAACCACATAGCTTTGCGCTCCTTCACGGATGTTTAAAAGTTTTTACAAATGCTGTACTTTATATAGAAATTGTTTATGACAACTCTACGGAGTCTTATTCATTTGACACATCTATTAAGGGACTGTGAAAACCATGTCCTAGTTTGGACAGTTACTGAATACAGATCAACACAACTACCCGATTCGGTCTGCTGCCTGTATGTCCACCAAAATCTTGACGCGTAAAAcccaaacagccaatcaggttGAATCAACAGTATGACCACACTCTCCAACCATTTCCTTCCTTCACTGACCACTCCATCATCACGTGTGAGCTGACAGCTGCGACTGACTCAGTAACATGTGGGAGTGTTCTTTAATTACCAGAGGGGTGGAGTCAACACCTGGTCAAACATATGCCTGGCACATAAAAACTCCACCTTCCCAGGTTTGGTGGAGTGGTCTCCATTCCATCTCAGTGTCTGTAGCAGTGTCGAAAAATGTAGAGATACTGAAGTTTCTTTTCACACGGTATTTTTTTCACCAGCGTGTGATCTCCAGGGGAGActgaaagaggagacagagagagagtcagtaagCACTTTGTAGTGAGTTCTGGAATAAAGTTTTCAGTCAGAGAGGCACAGATGGCCTGGAGGTGCagtaatggagagagagtgctctGGACAGGACCTTCAGCCAGAAACACCACGGATCTCCCCCAGGACGACATGGTGACCAAGACAAACCAGGAGACAACGTTCCCTGTTGTGCTTTAACAGTCACATCAAGAGGGAGattttctgggggttttttttctttttttcatgttttggtAAAGTAACTGAGCCAACTAAAATTGTGGGCTTCGTTTCAAGAAGACATTAAGGGCATTGATCTAAATATGATGAATCACAGAAACTCCATTGTTGAGGGTTTGCTGAGATGTATTTTTCTCTCCACCACTCTGCCTGTGATGGTTTAGATCCATCAGAGCAATTTCAAACTGTggcacacagagaacaaagagctCTTGTTTGTA from Chanos chanos chromosome 8, fChaCha1.1, whole genome shotgun sequence includes the following:
- the macc1 gene encoding metastasis-associated in colon cancer protein 1 produces the protein MAAVRTKSFRRTGSLARSRSEGTLIDLDDSVTTTNNLNGGRMAHQSAEHLDWPVLQTEVNNSVQTTNPFWKKLYGSNPFLDEIVHESTIQTDMSILKEDPSALFGKNNDDSISNSSDETNFSQLLKPKRNNSLYRSGKWRSASDILDSLQNRESKKEKKINSQGPFMKPDFEWLKNDREAYKMAWLSHRQLTRSCLDLDLMKQSPGWAQTQATDTQIVCKIDHTGGSVQLPDSDISIHVPQGHIPPGEVQEIALRAILDPPPGINNNYTTTVSPLVEINLSNLNTMESISLEMKMTAGVKNDPLSQVMTTFLGLVASKKEGPYEKVTDCYVYKDMLQMKLQGFRPQMYVIAAAEASVIQSPATSVWDYLTHQITVAAYGPKHIHPAIKVVLYFSCHNFIPERLPFSDIHKGGKNLPPVVLYLWGKQQFTLDGLKDLQIVTSVADSNFQVKSGDENKEVRQEHLKLGNIPHLPLELCRTGKGEMSPFKLAIQVKDSNGLSLTDFHFLSPEAPPLRSDKHKRLDQRVTKELPVPIPEESAPTPREYPKFRDKRVDVQWYGVALKSVLRQPRVEYLLEYFKGDTVALLTKDTVRSVGQSKVKEWYICFLRGRIGLVHSKNVKVITRDQVIDFSGVKITTQGLLDNMTLPFKRLTYMYSAIQTLVTEHVSSWRDFAEALGYSNLSVDVLARRQTESEAEKVACVLEKLKEDCHVGKSKKKFQHELMIGLLKMNAQSLVCHLIHETVILSTAVELGVRWRELAERLGKLSNAQMAAYESPHRGKNGEVSAQSMWKPAYDFLYLWSMRYGEGYKDMVQDLHLALDKMKNPVTRQWREITGALITVNCMEVLQGSAFSNR